One part of the Solea solea chromosome 1, fSolSol10.1, whole genome shotgun sequence genome encodes these proteins:
- the sycp2l gene encoding synaptonemal complex protein 2-like: protein MKALSGRGFSSVLVVLKSLQILSENRDELQTLVNHGLTTKVLLWFKTIHDLLTSDPHRSSASLHSLTEEFYDYFRILSHSSLSVSQVSVVLVQLVQSSLEPQIHFPVRLEAIRTLNRILESVSSDQRKLIQNHQNQNLIQNQLAAAVLSAGDYELQVSLSEALCRLTPRKQRQLQATHWFSSCDIRDAFCDIRDGDFEVDCRRFLNFVNTFHGNQRRVFSFPCVRVFLDSTQLFRPKDDKLDEFWIDFNVGSGCVSFFVNDPNGYLWDSVHLLREDVSCYSFQVKHDGQSLSVTMETCHSVTVWFRIVCVCVFPECTGTETVLSVHLNNPIMHHSSRGQRVELIFSCDYQRDLQEAAERVFMSGRSSPSNKASGSTVQAPPPVRSYSRKKPQKKSHLKILPLSSPSSEDDSSVSKTPSKSRAEILFDQIRHSTPNYSTGVPVGAEPVVSHEYTVEVGEGPSAVQQEVVSSDRKRAAADSGYLSDHTEGSPAHKKKVEPQAEREGSVHFLNVDTGSVAHLDSVWSPEGVGPLTDVEEPFGEGVGGEGSENTLGVRPESDLTSGFTNVFKNLKAELEQHMTSCWKKVEQNIHLSLNECQQQVTSLLTAVHQHRLSLLQNFENIVTDELKHLEENSTQLNNLNTQIQTQIQRLGSFCNDQLIRLKRLESRDSEDQDLRT, encoded by the exons ATGAAG gctCTGAGTGGGCGTGGCTTCAGCAGCGTCCTGGTTGTATTAAAGTCTTTACAGattttgtctgaaaacagaGACGAGCTGCAGACTCTCGTCAACCATGGACTGACCACAAAG GTGTTGCTGTGGTTTAAAACCATCCATGAccttctgacctctgaccctcataGAAGCTCCGCCTCCCTGCACAGCCTGACTGAGGAATTTTATGACTACTTCCGG aTTCTGTCTCACTCTTCTCTCTCAG tgtctcaggtGTCTGTGGTTCTTGTCCAGTTGGTCCAGTCCAGTCTAGAACCACAGATCCACTTCCCTGTCAGACTTGag GCCATTAGAACTTTGAACAGAATCCTGGAGTCAGTGAGTTCAGACCAGAGAAAACTGATCCAGAaccaccagaaccagaacctcaTCCA gaatCAGCTGGCTGCAGCAGTTCTCTCAGCTGGAG ACTACGAGCTGCAGGTCAGCCTATCAGAGGCTCTGTGTCGTCTGACGCCCAGGAAACAGCGCCAGCTACAGGCCACTCACTGGTTCAGCAGCTGTGACATCAGAGACGCCTTCTGTGACATCAGAGACGGAGACTTTGAGGTG GACTGCAGACGTTTCCTGAATTTTGTGAACACTTTCCATGGTAACCAGAGGAG AGTGTTTTCTTTCCCGTGTGTCCGGGTTTTTCTGGACTCTACACAG CTGTTTCGACCTAAAGACGACAAACTGGACGAGTTCTGGATTGACTTTAACGTCGGCTCAGGATGTGTGAGCTTCTTTGTCAACGATCCTAAC GGTTACCTGTGGGACTCTGTTCACCTGCTCAGAGAGGATGTGAGTTGCTACAGTTTCCAGGTCAAACACGAtggtcagtctctctctgttacCATGGAAACGTGTCACTCAGTTACTGTGTGGTtcagaattgtgtgtgtgtgtgtgttcccagaATGCACTGGGACTGAGACTGTCCTCAGTGTCCATCTGAACAATCCCATCATgcaccacagcagcagaggtcagagggtggAGCTGATTTTCAGCTGTGATTATCAGAGAGACctgcaggaggcagcagagagggTCTTTAtg AGTGGGAGGAGCTCCCCTTCTAATAAAGCATCAGGAAGTACAGTCCAGGCTCCACCCCCTGTACGCTCCTACAGCAGAAagaaaccacagaagaagagccATCTGAAGA TTCTTCCTCTGTCATCTCCCAGCAGCGAGGACGACTCCTCTGTGTCAAAG acTCCAAGtaaaagcagagcagagattCTGTTTGATCAGATCAGACACTCAACGCCCAACTACAGCACAG GTGTTCCTGTGGGGGCGGAGCCAGTGGTGTCACACGAATACACAGTGGAGGTTGGAGAAGGACCTTCAGCTGTACAGCAG GAAGTAGTCAGCAGTGACAGGAAGAGAGCCGCTGCTGACTCAG GTTACCTGTCGGATCACACTGAGGGCAGCCCAGCCCACAAGAAGAAGGTGGAGCcacaggcagagagggaggggtcTGTGCACTTCCTGAACGTTGATACTGGATCTGTTGCTCATCTGGACTCAGTGTGGTCACCTGAGGGGGTGGGGCCACTAACAGATGTGGAGGAGCCATTTGGGGAAGGAGTTGGGGGGGAGGGGTCAGAGAACACACTGGGGGTGAGGCCAGAGTCGGACCTGACATCAGGTTTCACCAATGTGTTTAAAAACCTCAAAGCAGAACTGGAGCAGCACATGACG AGCTGCTGGAAGAAAGTGGAACAAAACATTCATCTGTCCCTTAACGAGTGTCAACAACAGGTGACGTCATTGCTCACAGCTGTCCATCAACACAG gttgtCGCTGCTGCAGAACTTTGAAAACATCGTCACTGATGAACTGAAACATCTGGAGGAAAATTCAACACAACTGAACAACCTGAACACACAgatacag ACTCAGATCCAGCGTCTCGGGTCCTTCTGTAATGATCAGCTGATCAG GCTGAAACGTCTGGAGAGCAGAGACTCTGAAGACCAGGACCTGAGAACATAG